A section of the Rhizobium sp. BG4 genome encodes:
- the petA gene encoding ubiquinol-cytochrome c reductase iron-sulfur subunit: protein MSEHDTTSGASAEPTRRDFLYLTTGMAGAVGAVSVAWPFIDQMRPDASTLALASIEVDVTSLTPGMSLTVKWRGKPIFIRNRTPEEIKAADDTPMADLKDPVARNANLPADAQATGIDRSGGKGKENWIVMIGTCTHLGCVPLGQAGEYNGWFCPCHGSVYDTAGRIRKGPAPQNLAIPTFSFVSDTKIKIG, encoded by the coding sequence GTGAGCGAACACGATACGACAAGCGGGGCTTCAGCAGAGCCCACTCGCCGTGATTTCCTTTATCTCACCACAGGTATGGCGGGTGCAGTCGGCGCTGTTTCGGTCGCATGGCCGTTCATCGATCAGATGCGCCCGGATGCATCGACGCTGGCACTGGCGTCGATCGAAGTCGACGTTACAAGCTTGACGCCCGGCATGTCGCTGACGGTCAAGTGGCGCGGCAAGCCGATCTTCATCCGCAACCGTACGCCGGAAGAGATCAAGGCTGCCGACGATACGCCGATGGCAGACCTCAAGGATCCGGTTGCACGCAACGCAAACCTTCCTGCAGACGCTCAGGCGACCGGCATCGACCGCTCGGGCGGCAAGGGCAAGGAAAACTGGATTGTCATGATCGGTACCTGCACCCATCTCGGCTGCGTGCCGCTTGGTCAGGCCGGCGAATATAACGGTTGGTTCTGTCCCTGCCATGGTTCGGTCTACGACACGGCCGGCCGCATCCGTAAGGGTCCGGCGCCGCAGAACCTGGCGATTCCGACCTTTTCGTTCGTGTCCGACACTAAGATCAAGATCGGTTGA